GGGAAGGTATTAGACCTCTTTGACTGTGGTGGTTTACGCTCACTAGCTCTGCGCTTATTGGAACCATGAGCCGCTTGAAAGTGTCACCTCAAAGACTTGTCATAAGCTTCTCTTTTAGCAGGGTTTGAGAGAACGTCCCACACCGCCTTAACATACTTGAAAGCACCCTCGACCACTATTGATGCATTCTTGTCGGGGTGCAAGGCAAGTACCAATCTCTTGTTTTGTTTCTTGATGGTTTCTGAGTTGGCAATTGTAGGGTTTTCGATGCCGAGAACACGATACCAGTTTTGCTTGTGTGACACGGCAGAATGAACTTGGTATGCAGCTATGTAGTTGCCCATAGCATGCAAATCCGGTTCGAACTCTTTTGCTGCCTTGGCTTGCATGATTGCATATTCGAAGTTACCGAGCGAGAAATATGCTTCTGCAGCGTCTCAAGCCTTGATCGTCGCCATACGCGCGAGGTTGGTGATGTGATCAGGACACAAGGGTTGAGGGATGGAGTTGCTGGGGATTCTGCTGCGGCCGATGGCCATCTTATTGctcttcaactttgaaataGAATCCATGGTGTAGATatcgagagagatgagagagtagTGAGGGAAATTAGGAAGTGAGAAGGTATATATTCTTGCcggttggaaattatatataacGAAACTTTTCTACGCGAAACTTAAGCAAGTGAAAACTCTTATGTATATCTTGGAGATTATTTAGGTCCTTTTTAATAATTCCTTGAGAAACAAGGATTAACAGTAGATAATTAAACCAATTACAGTAAGgttaacaattatatataattgcAAAAGAATAACAGATAATATCACCATCAAGTTGTATAACATCATGTAAAATATACATGATAAACCGATGTTTCATTTGTGATTTATTTTAGTTTTACCGGTGTTTTTAGAGAAGCGAATTTTGTTGCTCAAGCCCTAGCTATTTATGCGCATGTTCAAAATTCTGATTGTATATGGTGGTTTATTACTCCTCGATGTGCAACACATGCCTTGCTTCTAGATATGGATAATgttaggaaaattaaatttgcaaaccaaatgatatgttatcaatagtaaataagcacattaatcaataagtaataattcaatcatcaatatcCACATCATTTGATACACAATTTGGTTCAGAAATTTGTtgtccctaacattaccctttaGATATTGTTCATAAAAGTAATGCtaggtaaactaattttttttaaaaccaaatTTGTGAGGGGTGGGATTCTCTCCCCTGTAAATTCCCTTTCATttccctcccctcctatttgaacagTCATAATTAAGTTACATCAACATCTTGTGTTGAACTTTTTATAGaggagagacaa
This is a stretch of genomic DNA from Malus domestica chromosome 02, GDT2T_hap1. It encodes these proteins:
- the LOC139192008 gene encoding uncharacterized protein, which gives rise to MQAKAAKEFEPDLHAMGNYIAAYQVHSAVSHKQNWYRVLGIENPTIANSETIKKQNKRLVLALHPDKNASIVVEGAFKYVKAVWDVLSNPAKREAYDKSLR